GCGGCTGACGGGGGTAATTTTCGCACTGGTCTCGGCACGCCCGCGCGCGGCATTGGCCAGTATGCTGCGCGATGCCCGCCTGCACCGGTCCCCGAATGCCGGATGGCCAGAATCCGCGATGGCAGGCGCGCTTGGCGTCCGGCTGTCAGGTCCGCGTATCTATGACGGCACGGCAACGGATGACCCGTGGGTGAACGGCACCTGCCCTGACCCGAAAGCCGCCGATTTGCGCAAGGCTTTGGCACTTTACCGGCGTGCAATGGCGGCCATGACAGCGGGTGTGGCCGTGCTTGCGGTGCTGTGGATCTGACAAATGGCGACAGATCGCCGTGCGGCCACCGCCCCCGCCGCGCCTTTATGGGCAACCGCCCGTTTCACCGACCCGTGCAAAACGGGTTTCCCCTGCGGTCAAACCGCGATAGCCTGCCTGTGTCTGGTGCCCGTCCTGCGCAGCCTTGCGCCCATAGCGGGAGAATCGGGAATGCGGTGCAAATCCGCAACGTGCCCAACGCTGTAAGGTGGATGGCGCTGCAAAATGCCACTGGCCAACAGGCCGGGAAGGCGCAGTTGCCGCTGAAACCAAGTCAGAAGACCGGCCAGATGCAACCGGGCCGCCCGCTGGTCAACGGGGGGTCGTGACTGTGACAGGGGATAGTGTCATGCAGCCACCCGAAACACCTGCACCTGCGGGGCCATTTTCGCAATCCGAACAAGACGCCGTGTATCGTGCCATCTTTACCCGCCGTGATGTGCGCAGCCAGTTCACCGACCGGCCCGTCAGCAATGCCCTGCTGATGCGGCTGTTGACGGCCGCGCATCACGCGCCGTCCGTGGGCTTCATGCAGCCATGGAATTTCATTGTGATCCGCAGTGCAGCGGTCAAGGCGCAGGTTCAGGATGCGTTTTCGCGTGCCAATGCCGAAGCGGTCGGGATGTTTCCCGAAGATCGCCGCCCGCTGTATTCCGCGCTGAAGCTGGAAGGGATTGCCACAGCGCCGGTCAATCTGTGCATCACCTGCGACCGCACACGCGGTGGCAAGGTCGTTTTGGGGCGCACGCATAACAGGGACATGGATATATACTCGACCGTGTGCGCGGTGCAAAACCTTTGGCTGGCCGCGCGCGCCGAAGGGCTGGGCGTGGGCTGGGTCAGTATATTCCATGAGGGCGACATGCGCATGATCCTGAACCTGCCCGACCATGTGGTGCCGGTGGCCTATCTGTGTATCGGGCATGTCGACAGCCTGTATCAGACACCGGAATTGCAGGCCAAAGGATGGCAGGACCGCCTGAGCCTTGAGGATCTTGTATTCGCAGACCGCTGGGGGAATGCCAAAGCCCCGCAGGACTAGGTCAAGGCGGGTAGCGTTGCTGGCACGGCACATGGTCTTGCGCGTCTTGAACGAGCGGCATCATGGAACTAGACACGGCAGGTATGGGCATTCTGACAAATGCGCCCGAACCAGCCCCATACCAGCAAAGGCTCAGGACAGAATGCGCGATCATGGCGGGAATTTGGACGCAGCAATTGCCCGCCATGGCGGCGAGGGTTGGATTGACCTGTCCACAGGTATCAACCGCCGCCCCTACCCTGTGCCACCCCTGCCGGACGCGGTCTGGCATGGGCTGCCAACCGCACAGGCGCAACATGAACTGGTTGCCGCCGCCGCGCAGGCGTGGGGTGCAGCGCCGCAACTTGCGGGGTTGGCGCTGGGCGGGGCGCAGGCGGCCATCCAGCTTGTCCCGCATCTGTGGCCCGAAACCGGCCGCGCCTGTGTCCTTGCGCCCAGCTATA
Above is a window of Roseinatronobacter sp. S2 DNA encoding:
- the bluB gene encoding 5,6-dimethylbenzimidazole synthase; translated protein: MQPPETPAPAGPFSQSEQDAVYRAIFTRRDVRSQFTDRPVSNALLMRLLTAAHHAPSVGFMQPWNFIVIRSAAVKAQVQDAFSRANAEAVGMFPEDRRPLYSALKLEGIATAPVNLCITCDRTRGGKVVLGRTHNRDMDIYSTVCAVQNLWLAARAEGLGVGWVSIFHEGDMRMILNLPDHVVPVAYLCIGHVDSLYQTPELQAKGWQDRLSLEDLVFADRWGNAKAPQD